In the genome of Caenorhabditis elegans chromosome IV, the window CAATTCAAtatcaataataataatatctGTGCATGTCTAATGAGAGGTATATAATAGAATTTGGGTTTTCCATATTCTAGTTCTAAACTAGAAATATGCCGGTTGCAGTGCTCAATGGTTCACCGGGATACATCAACATATTGGATGGTTTGAATGGATGGCAATTGGTCAAGGAACTCAGTGATGCTACAAAAATGCCAGCAGCTGCTTCTTTTAAGCATGTTTCACCGGCAGGTAAGCggtttaatttatttttttattaatttggaatttgaaacagtccaattttttaaaaagtactatAATTCGGCTGCTTATTGGCATGCAGTTCTGAACTTTGTATCATTcagaaagttaaatttttaggccaacCTTTCCACCATTAGTAAACCCCTACGCACAAAGTCTGATTTTTAAGGGGTTCtcaaacgggaaaaaaattaaacttttcggTGCTCAaacatcttttaaaaaactggaaaatcaattactcaaaaaacaaaaaaattaaaagtttcgtTGCGTGTTTGAAATACAGTAACATCGATTCCATGTCAAATAAACTAAGCcgggaaattttctgaaattttttttagttgaaaaccCCACAGTGTTGCTACggaccaattgaaaattaatcatGCCGCTACCACTATGTTTGATTATGAGACGGCCGTGGTCTGTGGAAATTgtgatatatttttatttttgtagaaaattctAATCTTGTCCGTAGTTAAGTAtgcatcaaattttgataaagcATCCAAATCTACGGGTTAATAGGTTACAATAACTGATTTCAGGAGCTGCTGTTGGTCTTCCTTTAAACGAAACTGAAGCTGCTTGCTGTATGGTTTCTGATCTTCCGATCGATACAAAAAAACCTTCATTAGCTGCAGCATATGCTCGTGCAAGAGGTAATTATATTTAATGAAAGATTGCACATCACAGAGTGATTTTCTATCCTTTCACTTACAGTTTTCctggtttatttttaattttttttgcacaaagtcCCTTCATAATTATGTTCTGTTTGAAAACTAACCACTTTTCTATTCCTATCcttgcacatttttctttccatcTGTTCAGAACAGGATTGGATGATTGCTGATCGACTTCAAAGAATTGCACCCTCTATCGGTATGAGAGCAAAAGCCTCACTTATTAAATATGCACTGCTTTTGTTTCTGTGTTATTCTCATAGTTTTATGTATTGTTATTCGGAGGAAAGAAGGAGATCATGTCGCCGACTCCTTGATTATATGTTAGGCTTTTTCGTTTAATTTGGAGCAAATTGTATCTCAATGTTGAGATAAGggctttaaaaatatttgctcaATACAAATGTTTACACTgatttcattaaaatatcTATAGTTTTGTACTTTTAGGTGCAGACAGAATGTCATCTTTTGGTGATTTCATTGCCCTCTccgaaaaatgtgatgaaCTTACGGCTAAAATTATTAACAGGTAAAAAATGTAAGTCTTCGATTTTAAAGATGAAAACGTTTACAGAGAAGTATCTGATGGAGTTGTTGCTCCGGACTTTGATCCGGCTGCATTGTCTCTTCTTgcaaagaagaagaatggTAATTACTGTGTTCTCAAGGTATGTATGTTCATTTATTCATTCTGCCATTAAATATGTTTAGATTAACCCAAATTATCTACCATCTGAAACTGAAGAACGAACCGTATTCGGGTTGAGACTTCGACAGAAACGGAACAATGCAGTTATTAACGCGGAAACTTTTAACAATGTCGTCGGAAGTGCTAATGAAGTAAGTGATATCAGAAGTTTACAAATATTCAAGAAACATTTTATGctttcatttttgcaaaactttcataaatacaattgcattaaaaaaagtttatttcagTTGAACAAGCAAGCAATTGATGATCTTATTGTTGCCACAATTGCTTTGAAATATGCACAATCAAACAGTGTTTGCTTTGCTCATCGAGGACAGGTAATATAATTCCTATTTTAATCAGACACCTGGATATTCATTTTTCgtctttcgaaaattattttgaacattAAAGACACATGTCCGTGCAGAAACGTACATCACCTGAGAACAAAAGCCTTTCTTTTCGCCTCCATACACCTTCATAATAATTGCGCATTTCCGTTCAGCTATTTTTGAATCAACATTATTTTGTTTAGGTCATTGGAATGGGAGCAGGTCAACAATCTCGAATCCATTGTACGAGACTTGCTGGAGACAAAGCAATGAATTGGTAAGTTGAGAAGGAAACTTTTTATGAATAACCATTGGTCACTGAAGGaatcctcttttttcttttcaatttaagtCTAACATTTTAGAAGATCTTAATTataatactgaaaattaaaattcttaaaGTATATGAGGATTGTAAATAAGCTAATCGTAAAATATTTATGAGCCtcaaacgaaaaaattgtaacGTTCTATTTATTCTATCCAAAAGTTCATGGtgtttgaaaaactcaacttcgagaaaaattgtaaattattaattggaatattcaaacaaaaaaaaagataaacaaaaaatgagtacTTATAGAACTCAAAttagaaactagaaaaataaaaaaggaaaaaatgctCACTTTGTGTGGTTGTTTTTAACGAATTCCTCccagatttgaaatttcaacatcaattttaaaaattaacaattgaATCATCAATTATAATCAATTCAATTTAGTTCAGTAGCTCGAAAATCTCCGTAtagtaaaataattatttattagaGAGCAATGTGGCACAGAAAATGCTCTTCCCAATATAAATATGCGACtgaagtattaaaaaatgttcatcagAAATGTCTTGTAAAAATAGGTTTGTTACATTCGGGACCACACGAATCTCGAACTCTTTTCCAATATCCAATTGTTCCCCGATCTCTACATCCATTCGCACCACCATCATGAATACGTGCAATTGTCTCGCATTCTGATTTTCCATAGCATTTCACTCGGAATTTGGTGGCCAGAGTCTGGAAAGAActcgttttttcttctccttataaatttttgtcttttgtgAACTGAAGCTCTATTGTTTTCCAAGTGTGTAATGACGTCACAGACGCTTTGGtcaccttcttttttttaaagaaatatttgaaattcatttttgtataGTTGATCAAGAAACTGGAGGCataaattcaatatttatcaATGATTTTTATCACCTATCAGCATCAGCTAGGTGCGTTTCTATTTGtttggaaatattattttctggGCAGACTATGTACATGTTTGATCTACGATCTTCGAGAAAACTTACACGGATACATGAAGCAGAACATTGATAATCTTGAGCACAGTTCATCCAGGCTTCGTTTTCCGTATCTTCGTCTTTTTTTCCCGGTTGGTAGCATTGCTGAAAATGACTTTTTGTggcaaaagttcaaaacggagttgaatttttaatgatttttggaagactttaattgataaattctAACCTGGAATTGATAAATATTGAGCCTAAAATAGCCACAACCAATTCGATCAAATTGATCAACTGAGCATCCAAGTGGTACACATCCAGAATCTTGATCACACATTGCAAGCAGACATGGATGATCGTCttccactaaaaaattaagatagttttacaaaacaaaatgCAGGAAAATAATTAGTTGGAATGGGAGTAGATTCCTTCTAGTTGAAATGTTTAAAGATATATTCAAAAGGTTCCTTAATTTCGCCAATCGTCACAAAAGTCACAATCTATAATTTATCGGCCTGTTTGTAATTTTCTATAAGTTTTCAACcaacgttttaaaaaaattcagtctcattgtttttaataaaaaattttttaataaaatcctTTAGTGAAACAAATACAGCAAAATGCCATAATTGTCGTTTTTGTAGAATAACCCCATTCCAGCTACCTACATATGTTAATTTTGATAACCTACATATCAATTAAAAGGCAAATaatagaatttttattaaatcttcacagctcaaaattaaatgaattttacCTTTATCAAACATAAGCAATTGATGCGTTACGCTGACCAGTAGCGAGATAACTGTAACTGTAACAATCAGCATTTTGGGAGTTTTTTCATTCACGGCGGCTTCATCTGtgactgtaattttaaaatatgaaatttctaatttatttattatatatattttggATAGGGAAggagcaaaatttttaatatgtttttcAGTGCAATTTATGTTCTTTCAAATCTGATAATGAGAATGTCTGCTGTAAGATCATGATATTCGTTTCCAGTGTAgacatctgaaaatctgaatctgaatgacaataaaatttcagatattcgCACAAGAACGaataatattcattttcagctgataTTCTCACCTTTCAAATAACAGAAAATGTACTCCAAAAActtattgaactttttcgtAGCCTAAAAATTTCGTAGCTTAAAAATCTTTCACTTACCgtttcaaatgaaaacttcaaaaaatgtgaataaggAATGACAACTGTGTCTAGGGTCCTTCCCTTTATGTGTCCGTTTAAGCAAACGTCTCGTTTTGGTGGCCGGTTGCAGTACGCCACGCCCACTTTATTTGACCAGTCGATCGTCGTCGGCGATGACGTTTGTTGCTCCAATACTGAAGCCTAAAAGAGGTTTTAGTGGAGAAACGAGACAAAAAGAGTGAAGAGACGATTTGATTAATGAGCGGATTTGTGATGGACACTACCCAAAAATGGGTACAGCTGACACGTCACTTTCGAGACAAAATTGGGTTCAAAACGTACTGATGCGCGACATTTTATATTTGGGATCAAATTTGGAGAATACTTGGAATTGAATGTAACGGATAAAGGAAAGAATTAGATTAATGCAAACTCACATAATTACATAAACAAGGAAATTGACTTTTGAGTATGAAAATTACGAACGAATATTTAGAAATAAGAACTTTCAATTCTTAGAAGTTGTAACCAGATTTGTCAGATTGATTCTGTTAAACTTATCAAAAAGTATGGTACTTCAACATATCAAAgtataaaaatcaaagttttctaTTCGCAGTTCTAAAACTCTGGCTGGCTGGCATATGTGCTCAGTCTTCCAACAATCCTCAGTTctcaatttgacaaaaatttcaaaatcttctaTTTTTAACTGACAGAATATATATTCATCTCAATCATATCCAACCGAACTTACGTCATTTGTTACGTCACGCtcagaaaatcccaaaaaaagaatgaaagtTGCATTGAGAGACTCTCGAATTTGATTTTCCTAAACAAGTTTTAGGTTTCTTTTTCTGACTaacaatgttcaaaaaatgttcaatgaaacaatttaaatttaaaaaaaaacgatcatGAATATTTTTATGCCACAGGATAACTGTAACCTAGAATCAGCACCAGACGAGACcttctgagaaaaaagaacataCTTCCTAACTTTTGTTGCctatatctcggttgtctttGGGTTTATGAAAACAATTGACAACAAAAAGAATAATcttctattattttttctatagttttggGGAAAAACTTTAATTGCTATCTTCAACATGAACCTAGGAGTAATTGGGTGCAGAACTAACAAAGAAcataaaaaaaggaaatttaaatattaaaactgtagcttttatacaaaattcaaagtatacatttcaacaaaaaaaggtgTCTCGATTGCAATGTTTAAAATGACTCCACCTACACTGTCTCTCTCTTCCGGACATATCTATAATACTGATAACCGTGTAACATTGACCGATCGATTCGTCATTTCtagaagaaatcaaaaaacgtTATGATTATCAAGCacatgtttttattcaattcagGTGGCTACGACAACATCCAACAGTACTCTCACTTCCATGGAAGAATGCAATTAAACGATCAGAGAAATCAAATGCTATTGATGTTTTATGCAGTGGAGTTCTTGGTTCAGAGGTTTGTAATTTTAAGTTCAATAGACCTTTGTCGTACTTTTCTCTTGTGACAAATTTGTAATCTTTAATCGTTTGgctatttttaaagatttcaagtcttcaaaataaacaaaaaatttactcatttttgCAGATTGCCATCGACCAATGGCAGCAATATTTCAATGAGCCAGTGGAGCCACTTGCTGAGGTACGTGTGTGCCCGTTGGGCATTTTAAGCCTCGTGTATGGACCCAAAAGTGTATAATCTGACAGATGATGACGTAGGGAAATGAGACGAAAAGGATTAGtttttttggtagaaaataagattttttttgagtttctttttttttcggtttgaaGATTTGTGGGGAACTTtgatgaataattttcaggatGATCGCAAACAATGGCTGAGCCAGCAAACAGGAGTTGTGATGAGTTCAGATGCATTCCTTCCATTCCGTGATAATGTTGATTGTGCTAAACAggtaaaaacgtttttcattgTTGGTCAATGCTCGAAGTATTCTAATATGTTGAAATACTACAGCGTTaaagcgaaaaattttttttaattgatattaGAGTGGAAACGCGCTCCATGGCTATTTTAAAGTGATCCGCCCCCAAtacatgggtctcgttagatGATTTAAGCCGTAACTTCAAGCGTTTTCAACTAGTTTTGCCGATTTCGCCAATTTCCTAgcatttttagagtttttttttctattttccgctgtttttaatgattttttcgtCCAAGTcgaaaatgcttgaaaattggcgaaatcggtgaaaataatttgaagcGTTTGAAATGACGGATTTGTAGCCGAATACCTCACGagaccaattttttattttgtatttcgTGATTTTTACATTTGGGCATAGTAATTGGTTCGAAAGCGgctaaataaataaataaataattttaaaattttctagtaGTATTCAGTTTGTGATTTCTGAACCACAGTGTATACAGTTCCTAATTAGATTAGAAGTAACAAACTAAATTAGACACACTGAATGTTCAAGTGAGCTTTGTTAAATTGAATAATACAAGTGTGAcgccaagaaaaaaaaaattcaaaaactttcctGTTTTCAAGAGTTGTAGGGATACTGATTGTGTATAATTTTTGCAGTTCGGAGTGTCTTATGTTGCTCATCCAGGAGGCTCAGTTCGTGATGATGACATCAAAGAAGCTTGTGATGAACATGGAATAACTCTTATTCATACTGGACTTCGTCTCTTCCACCATTAGATTTTTTAAGCAAACGGCAGCAATAAAGTTTACACATTTTTCCTAACTTTTATCCAACTTCCCCTTAATGTACAGTTTTGGCCctttttttctaagtttttcatacatttatgcgaataaataataaaattataaagcaccagttacatttaaaaaaacaaatttctaacGGGATTTTACAATGATATCAGTCCAATCAGCAgctaattttccatttttccactcTTCCAAGGTTAAACTTTTGCGTTCAATTGTCTCTCGAAGTGATCCCAATAGACTTGCACCGAGCCAGGAAACGAAAAGTGGCGTGTTTTtgatttccgaaaattgatagaattttacaattacggcaattttggaattgtttttCTCGTCGATAACTTGAATTTCTTGTTCCAAACGTTTCATGAGACCAGGAATTGTAGAGACTCCACCAGTTAAAAGTATATTTGGGAATAGCTTTTTCCGGAGATCAATCGGGCATTTTGATACCAGCTTGTGAAGAAGTTTCGGAAGGGAAAGATCGAATGATGTAGGATTGAGATTCTCATTGAAGAAGATTTCAGTACTTGTTTCGCTGAAATAATAAGTACTAAAGGTAATACGCGGCTTCTCTTACAATCGAAgttcagaatttaattttttctgtttttttttttgaataatatagggagcataataaaaattgtttggattactgtaggtggCAGATTTCATGATATCATAGAaggagtttttaaaaaaatttactttttaacTACGAGAAATAAGTAATTTTAGAAACTTCTCTGTTGCTAATATGACGAAATATAATaggaaaacttttcaaaaaatgttggattTTGTTTATTCAGTCAAAAAGCGAAGCAACGCAAAAAGCGAAGCAAGCGAAGCGTAGCTTTTTTGGATGTCGTCGATCAAaagtaatttttccaatttttgttctaaaatatttatattaaaacaGTCAGGAGGGAGGCTCTAAATTGCGACATTGCTTTagttttcacgaaaaaatggTACGAACATAATTTATGTCGCTTTTTGTCTgtgaataaacattttttaaacaaaaaattgcagttttccaTGATATTTGATAACGTTTGCCAacacattcaatttttaaacttctggtaagaaaaaacttttaaaacttacaataCAACTGGAGGAactacaaatatttttccattattCGGAAATAGTCTTTCTTTGCAAAGTGTCTCAATATCCGgtttttctccttcttctgACGCTTCCcattttgtccaattttcgGCCCGTTCCTTATCCAGACAAATGAGTGATAAACTAAGCGTTTCGATAAGTTTACACGCCTAAAACATATCTTCAgttattgagttttttcaagttttagatATTTACATCAATATCTTGCCAATCGTTTTCTGTAATTGCTCGTCTCTCTCCATTTAATTCTGCAATTTGACCATATTTCTCCATTTGCTCCCGAACTCTTCGTTCAAGTTGTCGGCCACAAATCGAGCGAGCTGATTCGAACTCATTCAGCATTGTCACACCTtcgataatctgaaaaaaatacaatttgcaataaatcataaatagaaatttgaatttctaaaaaaaatttaactgtttAAAATTGTAGATGGTAAAAAATTACtcttttgttgatttttttctagaaatattttcttatgctcttcaaaaattaaaaataagaactAACTGGAACTGCGATACATTCTGAATGTCCAATATCGACAACGAGAGCATTTTGAGTATTGAATGGAAATGTGGCACAAACATGAGATGGCATGAACATTAGAGATTTGCAACGAATCTTTTCGACAACAATTTTGGTGATGGTATTGCGGAGGGATTCTGACATGAAAATGCTTTCCACAAATATCACTGGACGGTCAGTGGGAGCCAAAACTCTAAAATCCAAGCTTTAAGTTAATCGAGGCCAGAGAGGCtcactttaaaaatacaatcCTCAAGAATTTATAGAGAATTTCTTCGTAGTACTCGGTGGACTTTGTAGCAGTCTTCCGATTGTTTAGAGCTAATAATTCATCAgaagttatcaattttcctTCATCATCGACGTATTCTGTTCGGATAATATGTCGAGGTGTTATTTCTCCGGCACATCCAATTCTAAACAtagtaaaattatgaaatttaagAACAGTGGAACTCAAACTTCGTTAACTTGCTTCCAATCTCAACCACAACTGCACTTTTTCCATTATCGATTGAACTGATAGCTTGAGATAAAGTTGTCGATGAAAGCGAGATTGATTGATTTGAAACTCCCGACGAACTCCGTCGAGCCGCCTTCAGCGACTCCAACGTTGATTGAGCAGTTGATGCCAGTTTGAACACTACAATATTGATTTTAAGATGATTTAATCTTAAAAAGAAAGGAGTAATTACGAATGTGGCACAATAAATAATGATTGATTCGTCTAATTAAAGTAAAATCttgataaaacattaaaacaaaaaagtcgtTCTCAATTGAGCGCTTACCGTATACGTGTGCAAACACCATGTATCTTCTATTGCGTACCGCGCGCAGTATATTACGCGCAAAGTTTTTGCGACTCTGAGTGACGTCACCAGACATTTTCTTATCGCTTTCTCGTTTACCGCcagtttaaataattattttatcactttttataagtttttatcATTTCGCgtaattacagtaatctttttATTAAAGGATTTGTTGCTTGATAGTGAACTAAAATAGGTtaactttgatttttaatgagaGAGACATCATCGATTGCAGGTTTAGATTAGTTGTATCCATTTCTCTGACTCGAAATCTCTTTTTGCgtactaatttttcaaaataaccaTCGATCTTCATCCAGATTTGAGGAAAATTCctgtttattattttcaatatctgGAAGgctaaatagaaaaaatgtttgactcGTTTAGGAATCCTAAATTTTGGAGATATAAAATTTGCGTCTTTCAATATTCAACTATTTGGGATAtgatttccttttttgcaattatGGATTCTTACTAGAAAAACTACCAGACTCTGGCAAACATTCTCCTCCGCCTTGTTTGCTTTTTTCGTTGCTGGTCATCTTCAACAAACAGTGTACTTAAGCTCAGCATCACCACCGTGTTTTTTCATGGTGAAAACAACCCAGTTAAAATGGCTGAACAAgatgtttagatttttctcGATAACATCTGATTGTGTAGGTCACCTTTACAAAGttcatttgaactttttgctATATCGTTATTCGAACGGATCTTCTCTCTTAACATAAAAGTTCCTTGCAATAGATATCGTTCAAAACGAACCAAGTGTCATCACTTGGAGCGGAGCCAGTAGAGCCCTGCTCTCGACATGTGAGAGCCCGGTCGCAAGGCATAGGGAATGACAACATttcgtctgcgtctccaccTCTTCAAGCAATCACTGTGAAATAGAAGCACACGAAGTTACACACTTGAATCCCTTTCTCTATATCCCTCGGTCTCTAGTTCTTCAGTTTATCCACGTTCAACGtctgctttttcttcttctgcaTCGACTTCGTGTTTTTTTCtccagaaatttcgaaaacgtttcaaaaataatttttccagacttCTGCTTCACGGCGTTTGCCGTGTTTCTTTCACGATGCCAAATTTACTCGATGACAGTTTTGATCCAACTTTTCAATCAACAtcaaaagtgagttttaattCCACAAGGAACATAAAATTGTAAGCAAAGTTTGTATactctaatttttaatattcacaGTCTCAAATTATTCTAAGATTGCAAATTAACGCTCATTTTCCGAGTGATTGAGCCACAcccaaagttttgaaaatatataatttatcAGTAATTAACCAAAAACTTCTACAATGTTCAGAAATTGGTACTTCCGTCTATTCGAAAGGTTCAGCCCGAATATGACAATCTTCCCGAAGAGCAGGGGGTTAACGATTTCTCAAGTGATGAACTGATGAAATTGCTCTCGTTCATGGAAGGTGAAGTTCAAGCAAGAGAAGATGTCATTGATCATCTGAAACGTGAAAGAACGAAAATTCTACTATCCGAAGCTAAATATGGAAAACTAAATATGAACGATCCATTTGCTGCGTTGCGACGAGATTCGGCAATTACTGGCGAACAGATTGATGAAGAGAAGATTGTTCAAATGTACGAGTCACAAGTGGATCAGTTGGATAAGATGATGGCAGTGCAAAAGCAATCGCAAAGAAATGCGGCTGtggtaattaaatttttgtgcaGCTCCCTCTATTTACAccaatcaaaaaagttttcagctgTTGGTTGCGCTGGAGAAGAAGCAATATAAACTCGTGAAAAAGTTGGAGGCGGATAGAGAAGCTAAAATAAGGTGAGTTATATATTACGAAATAAGAAAATACCTTAATAAACATTATAACTCGACTCATACGCctaaaatttagaacaaatCTTTAGGTACGCGAAACAAGGAGATGATTTGGTCGCTCACTTGGAAAAAGAACGAAATCAACTTCAAcaacaaattgaatttcatattGAGGAGAAACGCAAAGCCGAAATCGCAAAGGATAAAATGGAAATGACACttggaaatgagaaaaaacgtCACGAATCAATCGTTTTGTATTTGATACAAGAACGCAAACaaatgcttttaaaaatgcacGAATTAAGAGTGAAAGCCGAACAAATTAtgcttcaaaatcaaaatgatCCTACCAAACGTGAGTTAACtgcaaaataagtttttttagtTCAATAAAACTTTCAGCTGGTCCATCATCAGCGTTAAGTGAACGCGAGCTTATTGAGGAGCTGAAAAAAGAAGTCACGTTTTTACGAGCAGAACGGGAATCGCTCacaaaaactcagaaaatggtgaaaactgaaaatctgaGCCTTCGAGAAACAGTTCGTGGACAAGAAGCCGATCTTCAGATGCTTCGACGGAATCTGACGTTAACTGGAGCAAAAATGTCAATTGATAAGCCTGGGAATGTAGtgagttttgtttcaaattttcaattttcctgaaaCGGTCATAGAAATTTGGTTTATCGATGTCTCTAAATGTCAAaagaattgttttaaattagcTCTtgacaaatgcaaaaaagttgtAACTTTTTACTTATTACATGATATTTCCCATCTGCATTTTCTTTTATCAGTTGAACATAATAAGACAACCTTCACATAGTTGATTGCACTCATGATTAGCAAAATTTAGCTCTCAAAACAAGTTATGGAATTTCcgcatttcatattttatgttATTGCAGCTACCTCAACTTCCACCCGACACAGGATCCCTAATAATGGCGAATCGAGGTGCAAAACCAGCAGTTAATAGACAACAGCCAGCTCCTCCTCCTGTAGCTCGTCTTCCAAATTCAGCAACATTTCCAACTGAAAAGAGTCGACTTCCAAGAGCTCCACCTCCAGCTGTAACAACACCGGTCCCTCGAATGAGTATTGGAAGTTTGCCGGCATCTAGTTCTAATGTGTAAGATTTCTGACTACAATCAATTTTGATATTGCTATGTCACTGCAATCTGCCAAACTCAAACAAATTACAGTACCATGAAAACTTTCAGACCTCGCACAATGAGTTCGCCAGTGAAAAAGACACCAGTTATGGGTGTTTCCTCCACAGCAGTCCGACGCCCTCAGTCCGCAGCAACTACTACAATGCCAACTACCTCAGTTATAACAAATACATCTGCTGTGATGCCACTGTCGCCTGATCTCGAACAGCTGGAGGCTGCCATACAATCTATGAATGGtacgtttttttctttgatttttcaaaactttctgcACATTCTTATTTAATTTGGCAAGGCTTTATATTATTGTGTTAGTCTTTTCGTAGTTATGTCATTCTTCAGTTGTTACCGCCAGTCCCCCCGCATATTCAACTGCCATGGCCAAACGGAGTTCAAGTCTTCCGAGAGAAGCAAATAACAATCCACCAGGAGCTCCAATCCGTAGAAGCACGATGAACGGTGGAATGCACACATCTACGACGGGAGTCGTTAGCACTAGAATTGGCATGTTTTTGTAGTTATAGACTTgtgttttctcgttttttttttcaagatggCAGTTACCTTGAAAGAGCTGAAAGACAGTAGTAACTATGCAATCACTTGTAGTTTTGCGCTCAAGAGtattgtttttggttttcggtattgggaaatttccatttagaaaacaaaatcatTCAGTCTTTGTAGG includes:
- the cbpl-1 gene encoding Cortactin-binding protein-2 N-terminal domain-containing protein (Confirmed by transcript evidence); protein product: MPNLLDDSFDPTFQSTSKKLVLPSIRKVQPEYDNLPEEQGVNDFSSDELMKLLSFMEGEVQAREDVIDHLKRERTKILLSEAKYGKLNMNDPFAALRRDSAITGEQIDEEKIVQMYESQVDQLDKMMAVQKQSQRNAAVLLVALEKKQYKLVKKLEADREAKIRYAKQGDDLVAHLEKERNQLQQQIEFHIEEKRKAEIAKDKMEMTLGNEKKRHESIVLYLIQERKQMLLKMHELRVKAEQIMLQNQNDPTKPGPSSALSERELIEELKKEVTFLRAERESLTKTQKMVKTENLSLRETVRGQEADLQMLRRNLTLTGAKMSIDKPGNVLPQLPPDTGSLIMANRGAKPAVNRQQPAPPPVARLPNSATFPTEKSRLPRAPPPAVTTPVPRMSIGSLPASSSNVPRTMSSPVKKTPVMGVSSTAVRRPQSAATTTMPTTSVITNTSAVMPLSPDLEQLEAAIQSMNAGPSSNVASERKLSGTVKRNGILAKAFGSSK
- the cbpl-1 gene encoding Cortactin-binding protein-2 N-terminal domain-containing protein (Confirmed by transcript evidence) translates to MPNLLDDSFDPTFQSTSKKLVLPSIRKVQPEYDNLPEEQGVNDFSSDELMKLLSFMEGEVQAREDVIDHLKRERTKILLSEAKYGKLNMNDPFAALRRDSAITGEQIDEEKIVQMYESQVDQLDKMMAVQKQSQRNAAVLLVALEKKQYKLVKKLEADREAKIRYAKQGDDLVAHLEKERNQLQQQIEFHIEEKRKAEIAKDKMEMTLGNEKKRHESIVLYLIQERKQMLLKMHELRVKAEQIMLQNQNDPTKPGPSSALSERELIEELKKEVTFLRAERESLTKTQKMVKTENLSLRETVRGQEADLQMLRRNLTLTGAKMSIDKPGNVLPQLPPDTGSLIMANRGAKPAVNRQQPAPPPVARLPNSATFPTEKSRLPRAPPPAVTTPVPRMSIGSLPASSSNVPRTMSSPVKKTPVMGVSSTAVRRPQSAATTTMPTTSVITNTSAVMPLSPDLEQLEAAIQSMNVVTASPPAYSTAMAKRSSSLPREANNNPPGAPIRRSTMNGGMHTSTTGVVSTRIAGPSSNVASERKLSGTVKRNGILAKAFGSSK